CCGTCGAAGGCGGCGCGCTGACTTGGATTCTGCCCGATGGCAACAAAATGCTGACGCAGCGCCCGACCAAGGTGGTTCCCAAAACCCGCATCGAAGCGGAGTTTGAACCGCATTTCTTTGGTCCTGACGCTCCGGGTTCGCGGATGGCCTTCATCATCGAGCCACAGGGAGATATCTGCAAACTGACCATCGAACATTATGATGTCCCCGAAGGGCAGCAGGGGGTTGGCGAAGGCTGGGCGCGCCTTGCCGCATCGCTCAAGTCATGGCTGGAAACCGGCACTGCCCTGAAAATGGCGATGTAGGGAGAAACCGATGGAAACCTTCCCGACAGAGCTTGGCATTTTGACATGCCTCACCCTTTTTGCCGCATCGATGTGGATCCCCTATATTGTAGGGGTGGTGCGTAACCCCCTGCCCGAAGGCGCACCGGATACGTTTTTGCGCCCCGGAAACCTGAACGAACTGCCCGCATGGGTCCACCGTGCCCATCGCGCACATCTGAACCTACTTGAGCAATTTGTGCCCTTTGCAGTGCTGGTGCTGATCCTTGATCGCGTCAACGGATTCACATCGCTGACCTATTGGGTCGCGATCCTGTTCTTCTGGGTGCGCATTGCCCATGCGGTGGGCATGATCACCGGCTGGGCCCGCATGCCCCTGCGCCCGATGCTGTATAACATCGGCTGGGTCTGTTGCCTGCTGCTGGGCTATGCCGTCTTTGCCAGCCGGATGGCTTAGCCGCTGACGTAGGTCGATGTTTTGGGCCGGTAAAAGATCTTTTGATCATGCAGCCGGCCCAGCAACTCTTCACCATTGCGCTGATCTTGTTCGATCACACGGATCGCTTCGATGCCCGCCAGATCTTCATCACTCAGCGCGCGGCGCATCTTGCACAGCTCGCGGCCGCGTGCGCGCAGCGCCTCTTCGATCAGATCGACATCCTCAATGGTCAGCTGGAACGTCCGGTTATAGCTTTGCATCCTGTGATCCCCCAACGGTGCATGTCAGCGCAGCTGCCGACCTATGTGTCGTAAATACTTCATGACCCGTCGCAGTCAACACATAGATTTGTCCCTCTTGACCTGACCGGCAAGCCGCGCCACAAGACCGCCACATATAACCCGCAACCGGGCGTCTCGTGGGCGCCAAACTGACGAGGAGGCCCATTGATGGCTCAAATCTCACTCACCCTTCCTGATGGCAATGCACGACAGTACGACGCAGGTATCACTGCGGGCGAAGTCGCGGCCGACATCTCCAAATCCCTTGGCAAAAAGGCGATCAGCGCCACCGTAAACGGGGCGCATTACGATCTGGCATGGCCGATCGACGCAGATGCCGACATTGCCATTCACACCATGGCTGACGAAGAGCAGGCCAATGAGCTGGTGCGTCACGATCTGGCCCATATCATGGCCCGCGCGGTGCAGGAAATCTGGCCCGATACCAAAGTAACCATTGGTCCGGTGATCAAGGACGGCTGGTATTATGACTTTGATCGTGCCGAATCCTTCACCCCCGAAGACCTTGGGGCCATCGAGAAAAAGATGAAGGAAATCATCAATA
This DNA window, taken from Sulfitobacter pacificus, encodes the following:
- a CDS encoding MAPEG family protein, with the protein product METFPTELGILTCLTLFAASMWIPYIVGVVRNPLPEGAPDTFLRPGNLNELPAWVHRAHRAHLNLLEQFVPFAVLVLILDRVNGFTSLTYWVAILFFWVRIAHAVGMITGWARMPLRPMLYNIGWVCCLLLGYAVFASRMA